From the genome of Persephonella atlantica:
ACCACCTTATTAGAAGATGCAAGGTCTGCTGAACCACCTATCAGGTTTGGAATTTTTTCTGCAAGTATGTTCAGTGTTTCTCCAGAAGCAGACCTTGTTGCAATTTTCTTTGAAGTATCTGTATAAACAGGCAGACCCTCTTCCCAGTTTTCTGGTATTTCTCCGCTGATAAATCTCTCAAACTCCTCTGCAAGCTCTGGATATTTTTTGCGATACTCTTTAAACATCTCATTCCATTCCTGTTCTAACTTTCTTCCTTTTTCTACAGCCTTTCTGAAGTGATTTAACGCTTCCTGTGGAACATAGAACATTCTGTCTTCTGGAAATCCTAAAGCCTTTTTTGTTTTCTTTGCTTCTTCTTCAGAAAGAGGAGCTCCGTGAACAGCTGGGTTGTCCTGTTTTGGAGAATGCCAGCCTATGTGGGTTTTTATCCTGATAAGTGAAGGTCTTTCCTTTTCATCCTGTGCTGCCTTTATTGCTCCATATATTGCATCTAAATCTTCACCATCTGGAACTGTTATAACATGCCAGCCGTGGGCTTTGAACCTCAGCTCTATGTCTTCTGTCCATGTGATATCTGTTGGGCCGTCAATGGTTATATGGTTGTCGTCGTAAAGGTATATCAGTTTACCAAGCTTCAGTCTTCCTGCCAGTGCTGCAGCTTCAGATGATATCCCTTCCATAAGGTCTCCATCAGAAACAATGGCATAGGTATAATGGTCAACAATGTTAAACCCTTCTCTGTTAAAGTAATTAGACAGAAAACATTCAGCTATTGCCATTCCAACACCCATTCCAAAACCCTGACCTAAAGGTCCTGTCGTTGCTTCAACACCGGGAGTGTGCCCATACTCTGGATGACCGGGAGTTTTACTTCCCCACTGCCTGAATCTTTTCAGCTCTTCAAGGGAAAGGTCATAACCATATAGATGAAGCAGTGAGTAAAGCATGGCAGATGCATGACCTGCAGAAAGGATAAACCTGTCTCTGTTGAACCATTGGGGATTTTCAGGATTGTGTCTGAGGAATTTATCCCACAGGACATAAGCCATAGGAGAAGCTCCAAGGGGCATTCCAGGATGTCCTGACTTTGCTGTCTGTATCTGGTCAAGGGAAAGAACCCTTATAGTGTTAATACACAGCCAGTCAATATTTTCCATTTACCGCTCTCCTAAAAAATTTTTCCAGACAAATTATTATAAAACTTTATACCTTCCTTTATCCTGATTTTTGTTAGATGTTGAAGTTAAATTATTTTTATAATAAACTATTGTTTTGCAAATTCAGTTATGGAGGAAGAGATGCATCAGCTGATACAAGAAATAGAAAAACAGTACATGCCAGCAGATTTTCCAGAGTTCAGGGTTGGTGATACTGTAAAAGTTCATGTAAAGGTGAAAGAGAGGAACAAAGAGAGAATACAGGTTTTTGAAGGTGTTGTTATCAGAATCAAAGGTAGTGGAACAGGGAAGTCTTTTACTGTAAGGAAAGAGTCTTACGGTGTAGGAATTGAAAGAACTTTTCCATTTGCATGCCCATCAATAGACAAAATAGAGCTGTCCAAGAGAGGTAAAGTCAGAAGGGCTAAACTTTACTACCTCAGAGAAAGAAGAGGAAAAGCTGCTAAAATCAGAGAAATCAAAGAGTGGGAGCTCAGAAAAAGGGCTCAAGAATCTGCAGCAGCAAAAGAAAACCAGTAAATGTATGCTTGAGATTGAAAAATCTCTCTACAGCAAAGGATACAGCAAGATTGTTGGTATTGATGAAGCAGGAAGGGGGCCCCTTGCGGGTCCTGTAGTTGCTGCTGCTGTCATATTTCCTATAGACATAAAGCCATTCATATTTAGAGACTCAAAAAAGCTTTCTCCAAAAGAAAGAGAAAGACTGTTCCACCAGATTAAAGAGAATGCCGTATCTGTTGGTATCGGTATCGTTGACAGCACAGTTATTGACAGGATAAACATTTACAATGCAACAAAATTGGCAATGGAAAGAGCCCTTGAAGACCTGAAAACAGACTACGACTATATTATTACCGATTACGTCAGATTTGACCCTTACCCCCACATATCAGTGAAAAAAGCTGACGAAAAAAGTCTGTCTGTTGCTGCAGCATCAATCATAGCAAAAGTGATAAGAGACAGGATAATGGAAGAGTTTTCCAAGGTATATCCCCACTCTTTTGACAGACACAAAGGATATCCAACAAAGCTCCACAGAGAAGAGATTATGAAATACGGCCTTACACCTATCCACAGAAAAAGTTTTAATACAGGTATCCAGCACAGGCTTGAGCTATGAAACTGTTCAGTGTAAAAGGCAGAAGTTCCCTAAATGGAAAACATCAATCGGGAGCTGAAAGGATAGCCTCTGAAAAAGAGTTAGACAAAGTTTTAACCCAGATAAATAAAAAAATAACAAGAAAACCTTTTGATTATCTTTCCATAAAAGTCAGTATTATCAAAAAACAGCCTCCCGTTATAAAAACTCTTAAGATTGTTGAAATAATTGCAGATAGTGTGGAAGAAGCAACACAAAAAGCCGTAGAGCTTTTACATTCAGCAACAGGACTGTCAGAGAAAAAGATTAAAAAGCTGATTAAAACAGTTCACACAGGAGCTTCTCCTGACGGAAATAACATGAGGGGAGCAATGATAGTAAACCAGAAAGGTGAAAGGATAGAGTTAGACCCATTCAGAGGAGTCAGAACAACAGAAGTGGATTTTATAGATAGAGATAAAGTATTACAGAAACTAAAAACAAAGGGTTATACAGAAAGAACGTTAGATGCCCTTGCTATATCTTCAAAAAATATGAGCCATCCAGACATGTTAGCTGAGTTCTGCATCTCTGACGAACCAGATTATCTGACTGGATACATCGCCACAAAAGGCTGTTACTACAGATTAACCCCTCTAAAAGAGAAAGGAAACCCCAAAGGAGGAAGAATATACTTTGTGAAAGATGGTGTAAACATAGAAAACCTTTACAACTACTTAGAAAAAGAGGCAGTGCTGATTGAATACACAGACACTGATTGAAAAGTTGCTTATAAAAAAGGCAAAAGAGAAAAAAACTATCACATACTCACAGCTTGCACAGGAAATCAGTAAACTGTCAGAAGGAAAGTTTCCACAGAAAGGAAAGGTGATGTCACTACTTCTGACAAGGTATCTCCACAGCATCTGTAGCAGCTGTGTGTCAAAAAATCTTCCAATGTTAGGAAGCATAGTTGTAAGTAAAAAAACAGGGAAGCCGTCAGATGGTTTCTTTAAGTTTGCTTCAAAGCTCTACGGCATTAAACTGACAACAGATGAACAGAAGGAAAAATTCTGGCAAAATGAAATAAGAAAAGTTTTTGAGGTGTTTAAAGATTAAAAAAATATTTATTCATGGATGGAGTTTTTCTTCCCAGATATGGAAAAATCTGTATAATGCTGAAAACAGCATATTTTTAGACCTTCCATTTCACGGCAGTAACAGAGACTACACAGACAGTCAGATTTTAGAAAAGTTCAGCAGTGACGTTTTACAGACAATAGAGCAGTCACAAGAGGAGGTGTCTTTAATTGGCTGGTCTTTGGGAGCTACTGTCTGCGTTCTTACTGCACTGAAAAAACCCAAAAAACTGAAAAAAATAATCCTTGTGGGATTTTCCCCAAAATTTATGGACAGGAAGTTAGGGCACAACCCTGTTTTTGTGAAAGCTTTTTTCCTTGCTCTAAAAACAGACTTTAAAGATACAGTTTTAAACTTCAGAAAACTGGCTACCGGAAAGAAGTTTTCAGATATTCCTCTTCCACAAAAAGAAGGTAGCATAAAACTCCTCAGAGAATTTGTAAACCTTGATCTGACAGACAGTCTATCTCAGATAGATATTCCTGTTTACCTGATACACGGGAAAAAGGACAGAGTAATAAACTATCAGGCAAGTGTTTTTGCATCACAGCAGTTTAAAAATGCCCGATTAATACTGACAGAAGACAACCACGCACCTTTTTTAAAAAACAGTGAGCTAATCGCCAGACTGGTATAATACTGTTTCACAAAAACCTCAGGGAGGAAAATTGAAAACCCTTATAAAGTTCTCATTTTCAAGATTTGCAGAAAGTTATGACCGGGAAGCGGTTTTACAGAAAAAGGCTGCACAGATACTTTTAGATTTTGCAGGAAAGCTTGAAGGGAAAGGTCTGGACATAGGCTGTGGAACAGGATTTTTATACAGACTGTCTGATTATCAGGATATGACAGGCATTGACATATCTCCTGAGATGGTCAGATTTTACAGCAAGTTTAACAGAAAAACAGTTATTGCAGATATGGAAAACCTGCCATTTAAAAAAAGCTCTTTTGATTTTGTTATATCTAACTTCTCCATACACTGGGCAGATTTAGAAAAAATATCTAAAGAAGTAAAGAGAGTACTGAAAAAAGACGGACTGTTTATATTTAACATTCCTGTTCAGGGAAGTATGGAGTTTGTTGAACAGCTTTTAG
Proteins encoded in this window:
- a CDS encoding alpha/beta fold hydrolase, whose protein sequence is MRCLKIKKIFIHGWSFSSQIWKNLYNAENSIFLDLPFHGSNRDYTDSQILEKFSSDVLQTIEQSQEEVSLIGWSLGATVCVLTALKKPKKLKKIILVGFSPKFMDRKLGHNPVFVKAFFLALKTDFKDTVLNFRKLATGKKFSDIPLPQKEGSIKLLREFVNLDLTDSLSQIDIPVYLIHGKKDRVINYQASVFASQQFKNARLILTEDNHAPFLKNSELIARLV
- a CDS encoding 6-carboxyhexanoate--CoA ligase; its protein translation is MKLFSVKGRSSLNGKHQSGAERIASEKELDKVLTQINKKITRKPFDYLSIKVSIIKKQPPVIKTLKIVEIIADSVEEATQKAVELLHSATGLSEKKIKKLIKTVHTGASPDGNNMRGAMIVNQKGERIELDPFRGVRTTEVDFIDRDKVLQKLKTKGYTERTLDALAISSKNMSHPDMLAEFCISDEPDYLTGYIATKGCYYRLTPLKEKGNPKGGRIYFVKDGVNIENLYNYLEKEAVLIEYTDTD
- a CDS encoding ribonuclease HII, which produces MQQQKKTSKCMLEIEKSLYSKGYSKIVGIDEAGRGPLAGPVVAAAVIFPIDIKPFIFRDSKKLSPKERERLFHQIKENAVSVGIGIVDSTVIDRINIYNATKLAMERALEDLKTDYDYIITDYVRFDPYPHISVKKADEKSLSVAAASIIAKVIRDRIMEEFSKVYPHSFDRHKGYPTKLHREEIMKYGLTPIHRKSFNTGIQHRLEL
- the tkt gene encoding transketolase yields the protein MENIDWLCINTIRVLSLDQIQTAKSGHPGMPLGASPMAYVLWDKFLRHNPENPQWFNRDRFILSAGHASAMLYSLLHLYGYDLSLEELKRFRQWGSKTPGHPEYGHTPGVEATTGPLGQGFGMGVGMAIAECFLSNYFNREGFNIVDHYTYAIVSDGDLMEGISSEAAALAGRLKLGKLIYLYDDNHITIDGPTDITWTEDIELRFKAHGWHVITVPDGEDLDAIYGAIKAAQDEKERPSLIRIKTHIGWHSPKQDNPAVHGAPLSEEEAKKTKKALGFPEDRMFYVPQEALNHFRKAVEKGRKLEQEWNEMFKEYRKKYPELAEEFERFISGEIPENWEEGLPVYTDTSKKIATRSASGETLNILAEKIPNLIGGSADLASSNKVVLKGKGDFYCDSPSGRNIHFGIREHAMGAAVNGMALHGGLIPFGATFFVFSDYMRASVRLAALMGIHSIFVYTHDSIGVGEDGPTHQPVEHLMSFRVMPDLTVIRPADANETVEAWKIAIKEKKPVVLVLTRQNVPVLDPDKYPVREGVKKGAYILKDSEHLDIILIGTGSEVHICLEAAEILEKEGIKTRVVSMPSWELFFQQDEDYRKSVLPEDIPKIAVEAGSSLGWREIVGEKGDVIGMNSFGASAPGNELMERFGFTAENIVRRAKKLLIHR
- the rplS gene encoding 50S ribosomal protein L19; the protein is MHQLIQEIEKQYMPADFPEFRVGDTVKVHVKVKERNKERIQVFEGVVIRIKGSGTGKSFTVRKESYGVGIERTFPFACPSIDKIELSKRGKVRRAKLYYLRERRGKAAKIREIKEWELRKRAQESAAAKENQ
- a CDS encoding methyltransferase domain-containing protein, which codes for MKTLIKFSFSRFAESYDREAVLQKKAAQILLDFAGKLEGKGLDIGCGTGFLYRLSDYQDMTGIDISPEMVRFYSKFNRKTVIADMENLPFKKSSFDFVISNFSIHWADLEKISKEVKRVLKKDGLFIFNIPVQGSMEFVEQLLGSRKFDFLCAPDVLKILREKGFAIEDFFVENMQIEFSDGYSLLVHLHRTGVAINTENQSIGEKRKIVQRFKNHTEKALLNFKLLFVYCQKKSSS